A single region of the Buchnera aphidicola (Nipponaphis monzeni) genome encodes:
- the rnt gene encoding ribonuclease T, with product MPISQKKFLHERFRSFYPVVIDLETAGFNPKTNAILEIAAITLRMDESGWLQKENTLHFHIEPFKGAIFQPEALAFNKIDPFNPLRGAVSEKKALTTIFNLVNKRIKIQNCTKGIVVAHNAIFDFNFLISAIERTQIQMNPFHTFATFDTAALSGLVLGQTVLAKACKAIGLSFDNNQAHSALYDALQTANLFCKLVNRWKKLGGWPPEKLLK from the coding sequence ATGCCTATTAGTCAAAAAAAATTCCTTCATGAACGCTTTAGAAGTTTCTATCCAGTAGTAATAGATTTAGAAACTGCCGGTTTTAATCCAAAAACTAATGCTATTTTAGAAATCGCAGCAATTACTTTAAGAATGGACGAATCAGGTTGGTTACAAAAAGAGAATACGTTACATTTTCATATCGAACCTTTTAAAGGTGCAATTTTTCAACCTGAAGCCTTAGCCTTTAACAAAATAGATCCATTCAATCCATTAAGAGGAGCGGTAAGTGAAAAAAAAGCTTTAACAACTATATTTAACCTTGTTAACAAAAGAATAAAAATACAAAACTGCACTAAAGGTATAGTAGTAGCCCATAATGCGATTTTTGATTTTAATTTTCTAATATCAGCAATAGAACGTACACAGATACAAATGAACCCATTTCATACATTTGCTACTTTTGATACAGCTGCTTTAAGTGGGCTGGTCTTAGGACAAACGGTTTTAGCTAAAGCATGTAAAGCGATAGGATTGAGCTTTGATAATAATCAAGCACACTCTGCACTTTACGATGCTTTACAAACAGCAAATTTATTTTGTAAGTTAGTTAACCGCTGGAAAAAATTAGGAGGATGGCCTCCTGAAAAACTATTAAAATAA
- a CDS encoding Fe-Mn family superoxide dismutase — protein sequence MKYKLPSLLYSYNYFEPYIDSMTMRLHYTKHHQGYLNNINNILQSINYQFLSIEKLIISLDKTPSEYRKSIRNNAGGYFNHNLFWKGLNLNTTLSGLLKKMILEKWNSINNFKNEFIEQSVSLFGSGWIWLVIENNCLSIRLTHNQDNPLMGTSIVGFYGYPIICLDLWEHAYYLKYQNKRCEYVESFWNIINWDEASLRLQYYMNNYSNI from the coding sequence ATGAAATACAAATTACCATCATTGCTTTATTCATATAATTATTTTGAACCATATATTGATTCTATGACTATGCGTCTCCATTATACTAAGCATCATCAAGGTTATCTAAATAATATTAATAATATTTTACAGTCTATTAATTACCAGTTTTTATCTATTGAAAAATTAATAATTTCTTTAGATAAAACTCCGAGTGAATATAGAAAAAGTATACGAAATAATGCTGGAGGGTATTTTAATCATAATTTGTTTTGGAAAGGTTTAAATTTGAATACTACGTTAAGTGGACTTTTAAAAAAAATGATTCTAGAGAAATGGAATTCTATTAATAATTTTAAAAACGAATTTATTGAACAATCTGTTTCTTTATTTGGATCTGGATGGATTTGGTTAGTAATTGAAAATAATTGTTTATCAATAAGATTAACACATAATCAAGATAATCCTTTAATGGGCACGTCTATTGTAGGATTTTATGGTTACCCTATCATTTGTTTAGATCTTTGGGAACATGCTTATTATTTAAAATATCAAAATAAGAGATGTGAATATGTTGAGTCTTTTTGGAATATTATTAATTGGGATGAAGCATCTTTACGTTTGCAATACTATATGAATAATTATAGTAATATATAA
- the pth gene encoding aminoacyl-tRNA hydrolase — MKRIKLIVGLGNPLPKYEKNRHNIGSRCVKKLASKNNVILQKKFLGSVGVLNIVTYNVKLFVPNIFMNLSGQSVTLISNFYNIDISNILIVHDDLDLLPGSICLKQSSGHGGHNGIRSIINVFRSKKKFFKMSIGIGRPLYRNDVSSFVLSNPTITEELLINKAICKAISSIMFVLNHF, encoded by the coding sequence TTGAAACGTATTAAATTAATTGTAGGACTAGGCAATCCATTACCTAAATATGAAAAAAATAGACATAATATAGGTAGTCGGTGTGTAAAAAAATTAGCTAGTAAAAATAATGTAATATTGCAAAAAAAATTTTTAGGTAGTGTAGGTGTTTTAAATATTGTGACTTATAATGTTAAATTGTTTGTACCAAACATTTTTATGAATTTGAGTGGACAATCAGTAACATTAATATCTAATTTTTATAATATTGATATTAGCAATATTTTGATAGTACATGACGATTTAGATTTATTACCTGGAAGTATATGTTTAAAACAATCTTCAGGACATGGAGGTCATAATGGTATAAGAAGTATAATTAATGTATTTCGTAGTAAAAAAAAATTTTTTAAAATGAGTATAGGTATAGGACGGCCATTATATAGAAATGATGTATCGTCTTTTGTTTTATCAAACCCAACTATTACGGAAGAACTTTTAATAAATAAGGCAATTTGTAAAGCAATTTCTTCTATTATGTTTGTATTAAATCATTTTTAG